Part of the Polyangium spumosum genome is shown below.
GTTCGTTCCGGACACCAAAAAAGCGCCGAAGGACATCGTCATCGAGGCGGCGCCGCCCGGCGTCCGCGTCGCCGCGACCGTCGACGCGATGGGCACGCCGCTGCGCGCCTCGCTCGTCCTTCACATCGAGGAGATCAACATCTCCCTCGACGAGATACGCGTCGGGGTCCGCATCGAGGGCCTCACCTTGACCGTGCTCGGCGAGTCGAGCTCGCCCCTCGCCGGACTCCTGAAGTCCGGCGCGCTCGATCTCTCGAAGCCCGGCAACCTCGTCGCCTTCATGCCCAAGCGCCCGCCCATGCTGGTCGAGGCCAAGGACGATCGCCTCACGCTCGATCTCATGAAGGTGCCCAAGATCGCGGAAAACCCGAAGGTTCGTCGTTACCTGCCGATCGTCCTGCCCGTCGCCTCCGTTCGCGCGATCCGTACCAAGGACGATCACCTCGACGTGCACCTCAAGGCGAGCCTCGGCGGTATCCCGCAAGCGATCGCTGCAGCGCGGCAACCGGTTTGATACACTGACCCGCGAATGCCGCCGCCTCCTGGGCAAGACCCGTCCGCGCTCTCCTTCCTGGTGCTCGCGGAGATCGCGGCCGGGGAGTCGGCGCGGGTCGATCTCTGCCGCGTGACCCACGGCCCCGCCGAGGGCCGCCTCGTCGCCGTCAAGCGCCTCCACCCGCACCTCGCCAGCGACCCCGCGTTCGTCGCGCAGTTCCGCGACGAGATGTGGATGACCGCGGCGCTCCGGCACGCGAACGTGGTCGAGGTCGTGGGCTGGGGCAGCGACGATCAGGGTCTCTACCTCGCCGTCGAGCTCGTGCAGGGCGTCTCGCTCGCGCGGCTCATGAAGACCATCTTCGACACGAAAGAGGCCTTCACCGAGCGGATGGTCGTCTTCCTCGCGCGGCAGATCTGCCGCGGCCTCGGGACCGCGCACGCCCTGCGCGCGCCGAGCGGCGAGCACATGAGCCTCGTCCACCGCGATCTCACGCCCGGCAACGTGCTCTGCTCGTTCCAGGGCGACGTGAAGATCACCGACTTCGGCCTCGCGAAGGCCAAGCAGCGGCTCACGCGCACGCTGACCGGCATGGTCAAGGGCCAGCTCGAGTACATCTCCCCGGAGCAGGCCACGGGCAACAACATCGACGCGCGCGCCGACATCTTCTCGCTCGGCGTGATGCTCTTCGAGCTCTTCGCGGGCCGCAGGCCCTGGGTCGCGCCGAACGACATGGAGCTCGCGCGCATGCTCATGACGGCGCCCCCGGCCGACCTCTTCAAGCTCCGGCCGAGGATCGATCGCGAGCTCGTAAGCATCGTGAGCAAGTGCCTCGAGAAGGACCCGAAGGCGCGCTTCCAGTCCGTCGCCGAGATCCTCGCGCGGCTCGACGAGTGGCTGAGCGCGCACGGGTACATGGAGGACAACGAGGAGGCCCTCGGCCGCTTCGTCCGCCGGAACGCGATGCGCCAGATGGCCTGGTTCGAGCGCGTGATCGCGAGCCAGACGCCCGAGATCAAGAAGGAAAAACCTCGCCCGCCCACGTTCACCGGCGGCTCGGTCGTGGCCCCGCTCCCGAGAGATCCGCCTCCCGAGGTCGGGGGCTACGCTCGGCAAGCCGAGCTGCGCCCCCAGACCCCCAGGCGCATCGACTCGCCCCCGCCGACGGAGCGCCCGGGCACGAAACGATCGGCAGGGGCCGGCTCGACGAGCCCGATCGCGGCCTCGAACGAGCTCGCCGAGGACACGACCGCCGAAGTCGTGAAGACCCCCTCGCGGCGGGCCGCGACGCTCGGGAGCGCGCCGCGCATCAGCGGGCGCGGCACGGGCGAAGGCGAGGTCGACTGGGGCGAAGAGGTCCCGACGCTCGTCAAGGGCACGCCGGAGCAGCTCGCCATGCTGCGCCAGCAGTTCAAGGGGGGCAAACCCTTCGATCCGAAGCTCGTCGCCGCCGACGTCGCCGCGTCGCGCCCCGCGCCCCCGCCCGAGGCCCCCGAGGACAAACGCGCCTCGCTCCCGAGTTACGCCACCGTCGTCGAGGGCAAACCCTCGGTCGAGGGCGCGGGCCGCTACGAAGGTCCCGACAGCGAAGAGCTCGACGATCCCACGGCGCCCATCGGCGACATGCTCCGCAAGGTCCGCGCCGCGACGGCCGCGCGTGCGGCGCCTCCCGCGCCGCCCGGTCAGATCGTCGCCGCGGACCCCTCCGTGCCGCTGCCGCCCGTCACCACCCGCAGCGCCGGCTCTGCCCCGCCTCCGCCTCCGGTGCCGCCCGAGCCGAGCGGCGAGGAGCGCCTGCTCCGCGAGGCCGAGCGGCTCTCCATCGAGGCCATGCGCCTCGCCGAGGAGGCGAAGGCCGCGTACACCCGCGCCGAGCGGAAGGCCGCGCTCGCCAAGGCCACGAGTGACGCCGCCGCCATCGCCGCGGAGGCGCTGCGGATCGGCAAGGCCCAGGGCGTGACCGACGGCCTCCGCCGGCTCGAGGTCGCGCTCGCGATGGAGCGATCGGCCCGCGCGACCGAGGGCGCGGCGGCCGCGTCGACCGTGAGCGCGCCGCCTCCGGGCTTCGCGGCCATGGCCCCGCCGCCGATGCCGCCGGCCGCGCCGATCCCGGGCCTCTCGCCCATGCCGTCTCCGTCGGCGCCTCCGCTCGCGGGCTCCTCCCTTTCTGTTCCTGCGCCGCCGCTGATCCCGCCGGCGCCTCCCGTGCCGGGTCGCTCGGTGCCGCCGGGCGCCACGCGCCTGCCCGATCGCCACGCCTTGCCTGCGCCCGACCTCGACGCGGACGCCTTCACCACGCGCCTCCGTCCGCGCGTGCTCGGCCTGCAACCGCCGGTGATCGTGGCCATCGGCGTCGGCGTGGTCGTCGTCCTCTTGCTCGTGCTCTGGATCGGCTTTTCGTGACGCGCTGTGCCCAGGCCTTCCGCGCTTGATCTCGGAAGCGGCCTTTCGCTACCGTGATCCGCGATGAGCAAAGACGTTGAATGGGTCATGATC
Proteins encoded:
- a CDS encoding serine/threonine protein kinase, producing MPPPPGQDPSALSFLVLAEIAAGESARVDLCRVTHGPAEGRLVAVKRLHPHLASDPAFVAQFRDEMWMTAALRHANVVEVVGWGSDDQGLYLAVELVQGVSLARLMKTIFDTKEAFTERMVVFLARQICRGLGTAHALRAPSGEHMSLVHRDLTPGNVLCSFQGDVKITDFGLAKAKQRLTRTLTGMVKGQLEYISPEQATGNNIDARADIFSLGVMLFELFAGRRPWVAPNDMELARMLMTAPPADLFKLRPRIDRELVSIVSKCLEKDPKARFQSVAEILARLDEWLSAHGYMEDNEEALGRFVRRNAMRQMAWFERVIASQTPEIKKEKPRPPTFTGGSVVAPLPRDPPPEVGGYARQAELRPQTPRRIDSPPPTERPGTKRSAGAGSTSPIAASNELAEDTTAEVVKTPSRRAATLGSAPRISGRGTGEGEVDWGEEVPTLVKGTPEQLAMLRQQFKGGKPFDPKLVAADVAASRPAPPPEAPEDKRASLPSYATVVEGKPSVEGAGRYEGPDSEELDDPTAPIGDMLRKVRAATAARAAPPAPPGQIVAADPSVPLPPVTTRSAGSAPPPPPVPPEPSGEERLLREAERLSIEAMRLAEEAKAAYTRAERKAALAKATSDAAAIAAEALRIGKAQGVTDGLRRLEVALAMERSARATEGAAAASTVSAPPPGFAAMAPPPMPPAAPIPGLSPMPSPSAPPLAGSSLSVPAPPLIPPAPPVPGRSVPPGATRLPDRHALPAPDLDADAFTTRLRPRVLGLQPPVIVAIGVGVVVVLLLVLWIGFS